From the genome of Ptychodera flava strain L36383 chromosome 3 unlocalized genomic scaffold, AS_Pfla_20210202 Scaffold_27__1_contigs__length_13241970_pilon, whole genome shotgun sequence:
TCCGAGTGGCATCTTCTAAAGGAGGTAAAAACAAATTCCAAAGCTATCCAATGATCGTTTCCGAGAAAGTGTTTTGAAAAACGAGACAGGGGTCACTaagaaatataaatatacaaGCTTTCCGGCCGTTTAACCATGACTAATTGGAATCGTTGCGGCCGGCGCTAACATAACACCGACAAATTTCTACTGTAATTTTCTACCACATTATCCATTATGCTCGATTTTTTTAGATCGAAAAGAGTCAGAAAGTAGTCTAAAGAGCAAAGCGCTGTAAGGATTTTCGTATGGATGACGTACCACTGACATATTAAAAAAACAGCAATGTTAACCCAAAAGGTTTCAGCGATGACCGTGACGCACGTGGAGTTTGTAagaataatttaatttattatCAATCAAACTAAATACTGGCACGGTCCCGTACTCTGCGATTGGCGTTAATGTGTTATTGCCTGTTTATTACCAGGCGATGGTGACGGTGATGATGGTGACTCATGCTACTCTTGCACATGGCCGTTGGAAGACAACTGTAAAATTCCCGACGACACTACAAGAACTTGTTCTGGCTCGAAGTGCTCGGTGAGTGCCCTGCGGCTGATTTTTCGGGGATACAATGTATAAATGTTGCGCCCGTAGTTTGTGGGAATACGACTTAAGGTACCAGTGTgcatcgtaatgctttcagtaactgaagctgacgcCCAAGATGCAGATTGTAGGCACAACCTTAAATCTTTATTTAAGATGTCGACCGTATCGTCTGGCGTCTCAGGTCTGATCTGTTTGTACATTCGCTACAAAGTTATATACGTTTATTAAACTTACATaactacaaaattatcatcattatacaATGGTCATCAGGTggaaattttcccgccagtctttgattgtttcttaagattaaacaagatcacaccatggaatatccagtactcgattgttctcattcaaCATCTtaacaaataattaattaaaagtatgaCGCGATCTCCTAActccttctcgtacgatcttcACCTCACCTTCACTGTACGTTGCAATAGCATCTTGACATATATATCATTTCTGTGGGCAAAGTCACTGGCtcaaacaatgaattttaatCCTTCAACTGCAATGGCAAACTGCCCCGTTTGACACGTCCATCAGTAAACCAGGAAGGCAGGTTACacactgtaaacttgattcaagtcggtgaatttctaaaaataaaatcatttgtactAGTTTCATTTGTATCCGTACTATTTCATGCAAAACCTATTTTGAATTGGCAGCCTGGGCCAGTTCTTCCTAGCGATTAAACGCGTTACTTTTGAGTTTGCGCAGTAGTGAGTAGGTTTTTGCCGGATTCTCCCCTGTATAAcattcaccccactcatcgtgTCCATTCCACTCacgcatttcacatgaaaacagaacacaaatcatcgcgttcacctcacttaaacattcacaaatcacagacttgaaccaagtttagTTACAcagtatacattttgtaaacaagCTACAACTGGCAGCCGTTTGCTCACCACAGTTCTAGTTCAGTCGGAACAGCGCCACCATTAGTCGAGCATGGAGATAAGTGTGTAGTTATCGGTACGGGTCAGAGAAATGCCTATCAAGCAGCGTTTGGCAATTGCGGCGTGAGCAATGCAATGATCCTTCATCTCAAAATTTTCCCTTGTTTGATAATGTTTCCATTCTATCAGACttaagatccattagctgtaactttggtcattttttattttgtttgcttcTGTTCAcaatctgcagtttctggtgtgaatccctgaaccatggagaaattcctaatatttagctcataaatataccctatatgagtataatctgcatttttattgtttaaattttgtattcaggtccggactagaatacaattatcaacaataacaatggtcatttcacatatgcaggctgtgttggcaagcaggacaccgggcattggtcatgatgatcggattatagtaaaattctgtagttgatacattgaaacagagtagtgaaaaattagtcaacagttacagctaatgtccctttaagaaaTTCCACTCCATTTATCGTAGAAAACATTTCATAAGTTGGAAGAACTTCGCTTGCTTTATATCTGATTTAGGAACTCATTCAAACCAAAGGGCTATGTTCAATATCGTTTAGTATAAATATTGCTGAGGCCGTTGTATTGCTGCATAAACTTACAAGCTTTGGCCACATTAACAGATCATTTCCCTATGGAAAATCATTTTCATTAAAGTAATTCTCcttaaattatattttcatttttaattctaATAATCTTATCATCGTACTTccaacaacgacaaaatttgcaGGCAACGATAGAGATGTTCAAACTACAACGGCAAAGAATAATAACATAGGCAACAAGCTGGGGTAGGATAAGTTTGTTGACTGTCCCTTGACAGCATAAATCTTTACAGACTCTAATCCTGGCAACGCATTCACATCGTCACTGCTAACCCTGATAGATAACCTCTACCATGGTAACTCCCAATCCTGAGTTATTTTCATGAACGCTAGGGGATAGTGTCATCGTCATTGTCATCGTTACTTGTTCAGTTAAATTGTTTACATCCAAAACATATTCACAATTGATGGTTCTCGGTTTATGTAATTCTATCAGTATTTTATTCTGTTGCCCGTTGTGAGCTGTTTGTTCTGATTTTCTCTTATGTGTCATACTTTGGAGTAGAATATAGAGAGTAGAGACAACAGCCATGATCAGAGAAATGGAACACCACTGTCAAAACAAATCGAAGCCAGGAAAGAAGAGATACAAAAGTTTAGCAGAGAAACTAATAATGGCACTATTATCTTTCGTATTACAGAAAACAACGGTACACAATGGTGACGATCTTACATCTGTGACTCGAGCTTGCAATGCAGCGTGCTCTACAAGTGATATCGATTTCTTTGGAGTTAGTAAGTTATCATATATCCGTCTTTTTCTGTGACCATAATATGTAAATACGGCCCATCCATAGAATATAAAAAGAGCCTTTCCCTAGGCTCTGTGATGTAACACTTGTGATATACTAATTGCATCATTTGGATATCGCGTGGTGTGGATTTAATTCCCTTATAAGGTCAACTCGGTGGACGATTAGGTGATGTCACAGAGTTTGGTCAAATGATGAGAGGTGGTGTGCTAAGTGAAGGGAGAGACGACCGTTGATAGAAACACGCGGAGGGACTTgcgtttttttaaaaaaaataccacAGATATCACCAAGACTTCATCAAAAGGACGTGCTTATATCGCGCTCCACGCTTTGCTCAGACATGCAGTAGTGATTTCGTGCCTATGTGGCGAGGGAAGATTGTACAGTGACATAGAAGCACGCCATTTTCGTAGTTTCGCAGTAGAGAGTCAAACCTAAGTTTTCTGTGGGTGGTAAAGACTAAAAAGGTACTGTGACAGAAATGCCATACTAGTTTGCAACTACTGCAAATATTACACTACACTTGACAGTATTTGTCACACACAACACGCAAAGACGACTGACTCAATCAAGGACAGACAAAACTGAGAAACTTGCTCGGTCATTTAAAGTATAGATTTCAGCTTATAGTAATGCTCGGTCTAGGGCGCTGAATTTCAGTCGTTCGATCTGTCAGACTACGGTTTTCTACATTTGGAGCTTAAAGTGACGAAAACAACCgagtaagacaacaaagacacataAATAGATATAATATCAATAACCCCGCCGCAgtgggtatacactcgattttggtacaattcgctccatatagcacccTCCTATCGGCGCCGCGGCATGTGccatatgtcgcgcattgtaacAAAGTATCGTGTAGACCCGTCTGCGGCGGGGgataattttcattcattttaatgaaaactgtagtaaaaaaattgaaatcattaAACTTACgtgaaagaaattataaacttttttTAGTACAAATAAAGCAAATCGTTCTTAAAATCTTCAACTTATATCGCTCCTACCAAATCttttgtattcaaaataccaTATGCCATATGACAAAAGAGAAATGGATATTCTtagtaaacaaaaaacaaaaaatgtcgGCAATAACTGCTCAGCAATTATTGCATAAAACCAAACAGTGAAGTACCAAATTGGTCTCAATGAATGCCATAGCAGTCAGGGAAGATAACTGATAAGAAAAGTTCTAAAACCGTCTTTGTCGCTCTACTacaaataatttgcaaatttgtctttttttctatTTGGAATATAGAAAGACCATCAATCTATTTATTTAAATGCAAATTATTTGACCTTTGGCAGAGTCACTTGTTTTCGACCAAGGAGATGAGGAAAGTCAGTATTTCAGTGCAAGCTATCGGGGGAGGGTCTACTCTTAGCTACATACATTGAAGACTGCAAGTTATTTGTAGGTGCGGTTGCGCTAGTGACATGTAGGCATATTGAAAAACCGTACTATACAATATACATAACCAAAAAGAGAATTGAATTGTTCATACTCATGATTAATAATTGATCAGAGACTAAGTTCAGAAAAATATTAATGTAAAAGTAACGGTGAAATGGCTATCATATCCACTCTGCCCCCAGCCCCCATCACGGAAATCAAATGGTGTTATCCTTATAATATTTTCTGAGTCAATAGCATTCACATAAGTAGGtgatacagcaaaaaacaggatggttggacagtatcatatacattacgtttactttttttgtaagtggcacacaagttttgtagataacattgtagataagaagaaccgactcatttgagtgtctggatagaacacacatgggaattgctaaattactaagctactgcagtgaactgcaataaaactgctcacactaattagtttcagctgtagccagctggcaaagtagacaacattgtatgtcccaagcagacagtttgtctggggaagttgaaataaacaagatttgtacatggaccagtgcatggtaatgttacattgtacacagggtgccaatcgtaactTATTTAAGCTTACAaccccagacagagctagttttgcctttggacAAGCAGaattttttgtctgtatcaagtaaccTCGGTCAActctaaagtggccacgggtgaaACAGAAACTGCCCAGTTATAACACACTACACGCTAatctgccagctggctacagctgaaactaattagtgtaagcagttttattgcagttcactgcagtagcttagtaatttagcaattcccttgtgtgttctatccagacactcaaatgagtcggttctttttgtctacaatgttatctacaaaatttgtgtgccacgtacaaaaaagtaaacgtaatgtatacgagactgtccaaccatcctgtttttgctGTATATTGATCTGCCCGAAATTAATGACTCAGAAATTTTCACTAATATGGTGATTCTAAACCGGAGGGTCTGGTCCCGTTTACTTAATATGCAGTTGCATAGCCTAGTATTTATTTCATACTTAACTCACATCACGATTATACCTGCTTTGACACTTGtctttgttttctgtttcaGAGACCGAGACTGCATGTTGCGAGGGAGACAAGTGTAACAACGCAGTCTATTCTGTAGTGTCGTTTGTGGCGCTCTTCATGTCGTTCATCGCCGCTATTTACCACACCGCCCTGTAAACATCCTCGGTAATCCAGGGCCAAGTTGATAGATGCATTGTCGTACATGTTTTTAGGGGTCAATAATCCTTGACTGTACCTGCTCGTTTTTAAAAGCTTATTTCTATTTCCAAATTTGTGTTTGCCACATCGACATCATTGcacataaatgtatatttaacGAATGCGGTCATCTTAGACGGTGGAAATTGAAACCAACGGTGGAATTCTGAAAGATGAAGGttgtttaatattattttaaatcAGCATAATACAACTTAAAAGGATGTAAAACACAGCgcttgtcattttgttttggagTTTCATTGTTTTGCACACAGATTTCTAGACTGTAACATACACGTCGAAACATTCGGTATAAAAAGAGAACATGCGACAATCGAAACATCCTTTGATGTTGTGTGTTAGAGTAAACCAACTTATACATCACAGTCAAGAAATCTTTGTGTGTCAAACACTGAAACTCCAAACTCAAATGACAAGCGCTGTTTAAATACCTGAATACGTCTTGTACCCAATCCAATATACTACTCCTTTCTATGATTGTAACATTCAATCCAGATACACAGACTAATCCTGTTGTTCTCTGCTTTAAGTTTAACATATCAAGCGAAAACGTTCTGCACTGATGTAATTTCGGAAAATTGTCAAAGTGTATGATGTCCTCTTTATATTATGTCATCCATTGTCTGGCATTGTCTGACAAAATGTATACATATCTAATGTATGTTATTCGCAGGGCAAAACCTAAATCAGGGatgtaaatacatttttctgactttagtccttgttttgattttgtaaactttttatTTGGTCACTTTAACTGTGAGATGAGGTCACAACATAATtcatttcaagaatttataaaaaaGTCCTACGAAATAATCCCATATTCCATTACAGGATTcaactgtaattttttaaaatctttaaCGCGACTGTAGTATCAGATGCTATATTGTTCCAAACTTGCGTGTGCGTCTTGTAGCGTAATACAAATAAATCTCGGGAAGTTGTAGATAAGCGATAATATCTGTCATGAGAATTATTACACAGTTTAACACAACTATTGGGCTATACCCCATGTGTAAACTTAACTAAGGGACTCTTGAAGAAAGAGTTGCGAGTTTGATTTCGATCACACCGTGTTATTGCTATTTGCTAGTCATCGGATGGTACCAATTTGTTATCACGTTCGGCCTACATTGCTCTACGAGTAATGAAGGATAAGTTAATTTATAAAAGCACTTACACCATGTTTTGTAGTATATTTGTATtctgtgtcaagttaattttgCAAAGCATTAGGCCACTGTTCATAGTAATTTCGGACACCCTGGCGTCTCCATTATTTGAAAAGTTTACCCAGTCGTGATTTAGTACATTTAGCGAACAACTTGTACTGgtaagtgagagagagagagagacagagagagagagagagagagagagagagagagagagagagagagagagagagagagagagagagcgagcaaATTGTGTTCGTGATAGCATCCGCCTTCATAGGCGAAACAATGCCAATTAAATTTCATAGCATATGCCCGtagaaaatattgcaaatgtattcGTATGAATGATGTACATATTGATCTGAGGGATGATGTTAGTCTTCTGTGCTCTCATCGTCACTCCGGATTCCTAACAATTACatggaaaaaagatcaaagtCTGCCCTCATACGACAACAGTTTATAATTAGTTGACGCCAAGTTAAGCTAtttattcattgctttgattgAGTTTTTCCGCCACGTGATAGCGAGTATATACGTGAGCCAGTGCtttatgaaatgtacagcgtTTGAAGGATCGCGATCAGAAAATTATAACAACTATGCacagttattgaaccactcttgtTAGCCGAATTATGTTGACAGTAATATTGTCGCCAAGTGACGTGGTACCGTACGTTGGGAGTTCAAATCCGACCGAGGCTCTTGCGGAGTTAGTCGCGCAAAAAGTGTTCTCTTTCGCAAATAGAGCATCATGACATATtgaagaaaacaacaacaatttaaATTGAAGTAAAATAATAAGATGTGACAAATTTGCCTTACTATCTCCTCGGGTAACAACAAACTAAATAGCAAACGATCTGGCAAGTCCTTTCTGAGGTTTTTGAGACAGGGAAGCTCGTCAAATCACAAAAGAACATCTTCGTTTGAACAATATCAAACAGTCACCCCAAAATACACATCTTCACACCAAATTGCTGATGTGATACGTGGAAAGGTTTCTCAATGGACTTACATAAATGTCAAGACGACGGATATCGAcagatcaaaataaacagttaTTTATGATTACTTAAATTAGAATGGTGGCAAGGACAATAACGTCTTGTTGCTTGTAGAAGAGCTGGTCCTCAAGACGCTTTGTAACTGATAATGTCCGATCCGAAGAcgtaaaaataatttacatcttAGGAAGAATTAATATTATTGAAGGAGTGAATGTCAAAATAGCCTAAATAGAAAAGTTCCAACCACACAGATACTGGTAGAGAGATGCATGGAAGTGATTCCTAGGTCCAAAGGTTTCTCAATGGACTGACTAGATAATGGCAAACACCATCATCGTTTGAACTGTGATAAATATTGGTGTACATTGAAACTAACATtaaaattttaagtaaaatgtcattttggcTGAAGAAAGAGACAACTATTTGGCGATTTTGACACAGAACCATTTCATATCCTGTCTTTTTTTCTAGATAATCATGAAATCAGAGAGTACATGTTTTGTAACTTCTGAAAAAAACCATTGTTAAACCGCTCCAAACCTAAAGCTTCCCTTCCACCGTATGATTGTACTCGATTTGATTATATTATTCAAGTTTACTTTCTAATCTTTCAAACAAGATATCATTTGTGACGCGCTTAGTTTACTCTTGATGTAAACAGATCTAACAACCGATGTCGCTGGCTAAACTGTTGCCTATACGATCAGGTTCCACGCTGGCTTTGCTTGTTTATGAATGAAACGTTTGCGGAGAGCGACACGCGTTGTAACCAGGGTGAAAGTCGTCACATGATTAAGTTGAAGCCCTTTTGAAATGATAATGAAGTTTGACCGTTAAAACTGACATAAAGGTCTAGGGGAAAACAAAATCATCGCAATATCGGGACACAGCGTGGTAGAATTTTCTGAACAAATTTTTACATTATCTCGTGTAACTGATGAAATTCGTGGGTCTTTTCTCGCATCTTGGCggtgaaaacgtatttcatggacaaaagaatatttcaatccCAACATCACAATCTGCTAACAGGGACGCGCAAGGGATTTGATTTATGTATACAAAAAATGAGGTTTTCCGTGAAGTGTAAGCTATCACCGTTTATCATCGCCTGAATAACAAAACATGTCTGACGATAAGGCTATTCTGACTTGAAATGAAGATTACGTTGAACTATGCTTGGTTGCTTGGAATAAAGATTACGTTCAACCACTCTAGACATTTGGAAATCAATGTGGAGGGAAACTCTGAACCATTACAACACCACCTCCCATTCCACAACAACGAGTGAGAGCAAAACGTGACAGTTCGTATTCTGTTTTAAAGAGATCAACGGAAGGCACGTGAACGACGATTTCACTTGAACAGATGTTCGTTCGAGTCATTGTTTTTGTCGACACCGTTTTGACAGGACACATGAGTCATTGTAGTTTCGGCACAATACACACCGTGCAAGGAACCTGTGTAGGCTACATCAAAGACGTTTGTAGAGCACAGTTCTACGTAGTCTAGAACCTCGACTCCGTCTTTCGGCCTTTGGAGTATGGATGAAGGCCAAAAGACGGAGTCGGGGTTTTAGACTTTAGTTGTAATTATCTCTACTGACGCTGAGAGCTTATGTgataagaattgtaaaaatgtaataatagCAATACAGGCCAATAAACTTAATTGTTTCTCTTGAAAGGATGAGACGGTGTCATTTTA
Proteins encoded in this window:
- the LOC139126312 gene encoding uncharacterized protein: MDVAMKTLVFAFLLTFVIERSSAVECYTCTSVSTADSDTCANPVDGTTLTTTCAGECQTTFTYLSNSITSVTRACVLTCIESDPMSGLGGDTDCCSTDKCNSESVSSQGDGDGDDGDSCYSCTWPLEDNCKIPDDTTRTCSGSKCSKTTVHNGDDLTSVTRACNAACSTSDIDFFGVKTETACCEGDKCNNAVYSVVSFVALFMSFIAAIYHTAL